Proteins found in one Dermacentor silvarum isolate Dsil-2018 chromosome 8, BIME_Dsil_1.4, whole genome shotgun sequence genomic segment:
- the LOC119462708 gene encoding uncharacterized protein LOC119462708 gives MAVSPTAMSKKVVVKATDIPEHMQQEAISVAMAAIEKHKILRDVAAFIKTEFDRKFGPTWHCVVGRSFGSYVTYETKRFTYFYVGHIAVLLFKAG, from the coding sequence ATGGCCGTCAGCCCTACGGCGATGTCCAAGAAGGTGGTGGTGAAGGCCACCGACATACCCGAGCACATGCAGCAGGAGGCCATCAGTGTCGCCATGGCGGCCATCGAGAAGCACAAGATCCTGCGCGACGTGGCCGCGTTCATCAAGACCGAGTTCGACCGCAAGTTCGGCCCCACCTGGCACTGCGTTGTGGGCCGCTCGTTCGGCTCCTACGTCACCTACGAGACCAAGCGCTTCACGTACTTCTACGTGGGCCACATCGCCGTGCTGCTTTTCAAGGCCGGCTGA
- the LOC119461460 gene encoding fibroin heavy chain-like, with translation MVRMFVPAALWLCVTLLGQHNVQGAPRPVRQISPVDHGPYTATVHATPFMSSGVLGGIGSALGSVGSALGGLHSTVMDGLHGALHGSSMLGGVPGFHTPLTAASHLLSGTFGAVGHHLGGLMGASPLGGLASPLAAPLSALSPGLPDLASGMVPGSGGGGMSVLTHTVHYGSSGDVGLAAAEHQHLTSTAHQHSLLASQALAAADAVENAQLQAALARRHLIHKALTHQSLASQAQMMAHDAHARLLQAQAAHATVTSMYHNGFGQGYPVMGIPTMMPVGYVENPLHSIIRKHCTTVRYINGGGGMHPMPLGLSNGLGFGGAYPYGVHNVVNFGHGLGVYGMHGAYGSSPLFGSGAAALHGGFGMGVSTLHGGYGGLYSGGLGDLHGSLGYGAGSLYHGIHSGLGYGAAGLYHGLHSGLGYGAAGMHGLYHGLHGGLGYGAASLYHGVHGGYGYHGYGAAGFHGLHSGLGYGAAGLYHGLHSGLGYGAAGVYHGMHGGVGYGAAGIYHGLHGGMGYGAAGLYHGLHGGMGYGAAGLYHGLHGGMGYGAAGLYHGVHGGMGYGAAGLYHGLHGGLGHAAYGLHSGMGLAGGNLAYGAGGMFGAHHPLHTAMHSSSFSSYGGSFGYGAGPGLVRR, from the exons ATGGTTCGAATGTTTGTTCCGGCGGCACTCTGGCTGTGCGTGACGCTGCTCGGTCAACACAATGTCCAGGGAGCACCGAGGCCCGTTCGTCAGATCAGTCCAG TTGACCATGGTCCGTACACGGCCACCGTCCATGCGACACCGTTCATGTCATCGGGAGTCCTGGGCGGCATCGGATCGGCGCTGGGCAGCGTCGGGTCCGCTCTCGGTGGCCTGCACAGCACCGTAATGGACGGCCTGCACGGGGCACTGCACGGCAGCAGCATGTTGGGAGGCGTCCCGGGATTCCACACTCCGCTGACCGCGGCGAGCCACTTGCTGTCGGGGACGTTCGGCGCTGTGGGACACCACCTGGGCGGCCTAATGGGGGCAAGCCCTCTAGGAGGCCTCGCCTCACCACTTGCGGCACCGCTTTCGGCCCTGTCTCCCGGCCTCCCTGACCTCGCCAGCGGCATGGTGCCCGGCAGCGGCGGTGGCGGCATGTCCGTGCTCACTCACACCGTCCACTACGGCAGTTCGGGCGACGTGGGCCTCGCCGCGGCCGAACACCAGCACCTTACCAGCACGGCCCACCAGCACAGCCTTCTGGCCAGCCAGGCGTTGGCCGCTGCGGACGCCGTCGAGAACGCCCAACTGCAGGCCGCTCTTGCCCGGAGGCACCTGATCCACAAGGCCCTAACGCATCAGAGCCTCGCAAGCCAGGCACAGATGATGGCCCACGACGCCCACGCGCGTCTACTTCAAGCACAGGCGGCGCACGCTACTGTGACGTCCATGTACCATAATGGTTTTGGCCAAGGGTATCCCGTAATGGGAATTCCCACAATGATGCCCGTAGGCTACGTTGAGAACCCTCTTCACAGCATCATAAGGAAACATTGCACGACGGTACGTTACATCAACGGAGGCGGTGGCATGCACCCAATGCCGTTGGGTCTCTCGAATGGTCTCGGATTCGGAGGAGCTTACCCCTACGGCGTGCACAATGTCGTGAACTTCGGGCACGGACTGGGCGTCTATGGCATGCATGGTGCATATGGAAGTAGTCCACTTTTCGGCAGTGGGGCTGCTGCGCTTCACGGTGGCTTCGGCATGGGCGTTTCAACGTTGCATGGTGGTTACGGAGGTCTTTACAGCGGCGGTTTGGGAGATCTTCACGGAAGTCTCGGATACGGCGCAGGCAGTCTATATCACGGTATTCACAGCGGGCTTGGATATGGCGCAGCGGGTCTTTACCATGGTCTTCACAGCGGTCTGGGATACGGCGCAGCCGGTATGCATGGTCTCTACCACGGTCTTCACGGTGGCCTCGGATACGGTGCCGCTAGTCTTTATCACGGAGTCCACGGTGGCTACGGTTACCACGGCTACGGAGCCGCTGGTTTTCATGGACTCCACAGCGGTTTAGGCTACGGAGCCGCCGGTCTTTACCACGGACTTCACAGTGGTTTGGGCTACGGAGCCGCTGGAGTTTACCACGGAATGCACGGTGGCGTTGGCTACGGAGCCGCCGGTATTTACCACGGACTCCACGGTGGTATGGGCTACGGAGCAGCTGGACTTTACCACGGACTCCATGGTGGTATGGGCTACGGAGCAGCTGGACTTTACCACGGACTCCACGGTGGTATGGGCTACGGAGCAGCTGGACTTTACCACGGAGTCCACGGTGGTATGGGCTACGGAGCAGCTGGACTTTACCACGGCTTGCATGGTGGTCTCGGGCACGCGGCTTATGGCCTGCACAGCGGAATGGGACTCGCTGGTGGCAATCTTGCTTACGGCGCCGGAGGAATGTTCGGAGCCCACCACCCTCTTCACACGGCCATGCATTCGTCAAGCTTCTCAAGCTACGGTGGTAGCTTCGGTTACGGCGCAGGCCCCGGTCTGGTTCGCCGCTGA